The DNA region TTACATAATACATGTTTGTTCATTGGGCCAGAGAAGCGAAGACTGTCTAAGGAATACAAGCAGCAATTaataaacctgtaaaacatcTCTGCAGAACTGGTGAAGCCATCAGAGAAGGAAGAACTTGCTGCACTGCACGGGGACTCTGATTTCATTATGATTGCACATGGTaaaaaggagctgctgggacaaagaaaatggaaaatgaggGGATTTTATTCCAGGCAAGTGGTTAAGAGCAAGCTTATAGCTGATCTGACTGAtaattaaagaaacaaaacaaaacaacaaaacaattgGCTTGCTGTAGCCTATGTCACAGTCTCCTGCTGTGATTCAGAAAAATTGCCTACTTGCTTCTGCTTGCTTAATGAGAAAGATAGATTTCTCTGTGCAGTGTGAGCATCTGGGCCAATGCAGTTACACAGGACTGACGAGGACTTGCCAGGTCTTCACACACAGTGCCAGGCATAGACCCCTCTCATAAACTGGTCAAGATAGTGAGaaattttccattaatttctCCTTTGGAAAAGCTCATTCAGTAGCCTCTCTGACCAATGAGATATACTTCCAAAGTCCAGTTTAGGTTGATGGACAGTTTAATTTACTGCCATTTGTTTTCCCAAATTATCTGAAATCTTCAGACATGAGATACAGGTGCACCTATATGCTTCCCACCTAACCTAGGAGCACAATCAGTTGTGGCTACTCTAAGAGATGCTCAGGTAGTGCCTCCTCCACCCAAGATAAATCTGAGCTTAGTTAAAAGTTCCTGAACACTCAGGGTTTGTTAGCATTGCCTGTAAACACTTCTTGTTAATCACAGCTACATTCCCAGCAGAATGGGATGCCGAGGCGAGTCAGATTCCATAATGCTCAATACAAACAACAGACTTAAGGAAGTGTAGCaaccaacatttttttttattagaggGGCAATGACCAAGCCATTCAGGACGAATTAATTTTCAAGATTTGGCTACAGAAGAATCTCTATATTGCCTTCTCCATGCCCAgctgcttgatttttttctggggaGGCTTCAGCAGATGCCTTCGGCAGATGCCTTCCATCTTTTGGTCTTTGAAGGTGGATTCCCTCTAGTGGCACTAAGGGGAGCATCGATTCTGTGTTATTGACTGATCTTGGTCCGTAGGGGGGGGCCGGGGGAAAGGGGACGCTGGAAGGTGTTACACGCTCACATCAGGAAACGCTGACTTGTCTTAATTTGGCTAATAGCCTAGGACTCTTGTGTACCACAggttctttattttttcaatcAGCTGTTCAAACATTATACTGACTTTGGTTGCTTCTTTGGCGATTCTCTGTCTGCAGGAGACAACAGAGCATGTGGTAAGACACACAAGTATGTGAGGGTAATTCCCGTCTGCTGCAGCTACCACTCTGCCTCTCGCCAGGAGTGCAGAGCTCCGGCAGTCCTAGAGGGGCTTTCCTCAGAAGACAGGAATAGGCAGTACCTGTGTGCCATGAGTTATATGGAACTGTCTCTAGGGTGATATGTTCTTCCTTTTGTGAGGAAACTCATTCCCCTACGCTGAGCAAGACACATGCACAGCTAGAGCCAGGTCTGTCACTGAGtactcagcccctcacagcactgcagcacccTTCCAGGGGAGCTGATtgcccagcagccagcagcctcctctctcaCTACCCGTGGATAAAGAGCAGTAcctgccatccctgtgaacactgtgTGCCATGtgcctccctgggaagagctttCACCAGCAGACCATATCACCTCACCCCCCCTTCCAGCACCTCGCTCCCTTGGTACATCAGGCTTTGGTTGCTGATTAATTTCCCCTTGGATCTCTCCACAGAGATAGCTGTTCTTTCTCCCACACCTCCCTCTCCCTTTTCACACATGGCTGTGGGAGTGTTAGGACAGAGCTTTCCATACCTGGCCGCAATAACTGTTGGACTCTGGACAGTATCCAACAAGAACTGGCTGACTTTAGGGGACACCTTGTTCACAGCTTCATAGAAGTAAGATGCAATAGTCTCAGGAATGGCCAGCAACTCACGACGGTCTTTCTCAAAGATGGACTTTGACTGCACTTCTGAGAAAAAAGGTAAAGGCCCATGAGGTTTCTCATGTCTCTTGTGTCTCTGGTATCttcccccagctgcaggggaagAGATTTGAAATTCTGAGATTCAGAACCTCTCCCAGAATTTGCTCTACAGCATTCAGCACACTCTCTTCACCCAGTCATGGGTATCTGAGTCATAGACCTTCCACGGCAGAGTATTTGCACCAAGTATGGGCAGTTTCCATGCCAGGTCTCTACTGACTGGTTCCACGCTGCCAAGCACTGTGTGTTCATGGTCTTCAACTGAATTATTTGACTTCATTCCTACTTCATGATGCATGAGAACCTGTAGAGCTGAGCTTTGTCTCAGATAAACCGCAAAGCTTTTCAGACTTACCGGGGAGAGTGGTGCTAAGGAGCAGAATCAGAGCTATCACCAGTGCCCTGGATTGCAGCATGGTTTGAGTACCAGTTCTGCTCTCTACACAGAGAGACCTGCGGGAATCAGCATACagtgtttgggttgttttcagagaaataaaacgTTGGTTAAACACCAGATTTTTGCAACGAACCTAACCAACAAACGAAGACAAGAACAGAAAGATCATGCGCATTTCCTCTGAAGAAGTGAGGAAAAGGCAGTATAAAAATGTTATCTTTTCTTTGTATATTCACAAATATCCCAAATAATAACTTTCAGAACCCCAAAAAATACGGGCAGTTAAAGCTAGTTCTTTTATATGAGAGCTAAAATCCCATTTCAGCACTGAGCAAACCAGTAAAAGTGCTAGAAGTCAGAATAGGTTTCCAAAATGCTCAAGTAcaactgaaaaattaatattgtgGGATTTCTTCGTTTGACTTGTTTTGGTAAATTGCTCTAAAGAACATTGTGCTAGTTAGTGCATCACATACAATGATCATCTTAGTGACCCAGTGATCTGAGTACTTTGTCTTGCTTTAGTTGAGGAAAATCCCAAGCAGCTAACTAGGTTCCCTTGTCTTTTTCACTCTGGGATTAATGTAGC from Melospiza georgiana isolate bMelGeo1 chromosome 2, bMelGeo1.pri, whole genome shotgun sequence includes:
- the LOC131080515 gene encoding apovitellenin-1-like, whose amino-acid sequence is MLQSRALVIALILLLSTTLPEVQSKSIFEKDRRELLAIPETIASYFYEAVNKVSPKVSQFLLDTVQSPTVIAARQRIAKEATKVSIMFEQLIEKIKNLWYTRVLGY